Genomic window (bacterium):
AGTTACCAATTACCAGTTACCATTCACCAGTTACCATTCACCAGTTACCATTCACCAGTTACCATTCACCAGTTACCATTCACCAGTTACCAATTACCAATTACCAGTTACCAATTACCAGTTACCAGTTACCAATTACCAGTTACCAGTTACCAATTACCAATTACCAGTTACCAATTACCAGTTACCAGTTACCAATTACCAGTTACCAGTTACCAGTTACCAATTACCAGTTACCAGTTGTTTGTTAAGATTGGAAATATACATCCTTTATAACTTGCATTCCCACCGCAGAATTAATCTTTTTGATAATATCTTTTTTAAAGAAGGAAAGTTCATTACACCAGGCGGAGCTATCAACCTTAACAAAAATTATCTTATCCTTGATTGTCAATGGTTTTGTATGGACCGCAACATTAGTTCCAACTACCTCTTGCCATAATTGAATTGCCCGTTCTTCAGCTAATTTATGTGCTAAAGAAATTTCTCGCCCCTTATCAATTACCTTTATTCTCCGCATCATTTTATCTAACACATTGCCAAATTCTTCAATTCGCCGCCCTCTCATTTATCTCACCCTGCCTGATTTTAAATATGCAGGCATCCTTTACAAAATCTGGATTTAAGTCATGTAAATCCGTCGTGGTAATAAATACCTGTGTCTGGTCTGGTATAAAATTTAGAAGAGCCTGACGCCTATTCTTATCCAATTCAGAAGTAACATCATCTAACAAAAGGATAGGAAATTCTTGTGTTTGTTGATAAATATTTTGCACCCGGGCTAATTTTAAACAAATAGTGATAGTTCTTTGTTGTCCCTGTGAGGCAAAGTATCTTGCCTCAACATCATTTATATAAAAAGAAATATCATCTCGATGAGGTCCAACTAAAGTTACTTCCTGTCTTATCTCATCTTCCTGCTTATTTTTCTGCGTTTTTCTAAAGTCTTCCTCAACCACACAAGGTCTATATTTTATCTTTAGTTCTTGCGGCTGTCCACTAATCTGAGGATAAACTTCATTAATTAAGGGATTTAAACTATCTATTAGTTCTTTTCTTTTCTTTATAATCTCAATACCTGTTTCTATTAGTTGTTCATTCCATACCTCTAATTCTGTTATGTCACATTTCATATTTTTCTTGAGGAAAGATAATGTTTGATTCCGCTGTCTAATGATTTTGAGGTATCTTTGCAGGTTGTATAAGTACTTTGGGGATGTTTGTGAAAGTTCAATATCCATAAATCGTCTTCTTATTGCCGGGGCGCCTTTGATAATATTCAAATCCTGTGGTGAAAAGACAATTACCTTCAATTCCCCAATCAAATCTATTATCCTGGTAAGCGGTTTATTATTTATCTTTACCTTCTTAAGATTATTAGTAAATAAGATGTTAATCTCAAGTGTAGTATTATTTTTCCATATTTCCCCATTTAGATAAAAATCTGTTTGCCCAAATTTAATTAGTTGTCTATCCTCACTTGTGCGGAAGGATTTTAGAATACCAAGAAAATATATCGCCTCTAAAAGATTTGTTTTCCCTGCCCCATTTTCTCCTACAAAGATATTTATTTTCGAATCAAAATTTAACTCGTTATCGAATAAATTTCTAAAGTTTTTGGTAATTATTCTTTTTAAGAACAACTGGTCACCTTTGTATGCTTCTCCTGAAAATAGGAAGTAGAGAGTA
Coding sequences:
- a CDS encoding DUF721 domain-containing protein, with the translated sequence MRGRRIEEFGNVLDKMMRRIKVIDKGREISLAHKLAEERAIQLWQEVVGTNVAVHTKPLTIKDKIIFVKVDSSAWCNELSFFKKDIIKKINSAVGMQVIKDVYFQS
- the recF gene encoding DNA replication/repair protein RecF, which produces MGGKEIGVRSDVFFTFYFLLSTLYFLFSGEAYKGDQLFLKRIITKNFRNLFDNELNFDSKINIFVGENGAGKTNLLEAIYFLGILKSFRTSEDRQLIKFGQTDFYLNGEIWKNNTTLEINILFTNNLKKVKINNKPLTRIIDLIGELKVIVFSPQDLNIIKGAPAIRRRFMDIELSQTSPKYLYNLQRYLKIIRQRNQTLSFLKKNMKCDITELEVWNEQLIETGIEIIKKRKELIDSLNPLINEVYPQISGQPQELKIKYRPCVVEEDFRKTQKNKQEDEIRQEVTLVGPHRDDISFYINDVEARYFASQGQQRTITICLKLARVQNIYQQTQEFPILLLDDVTSELDKNRRQALLNFIPDQTQVFITTTDLHDLNPDFVKDACIFKIRQGEINERAAN